One genomic window of Melitaea cinxia chromosome 10, ilMelCinx1.1, whole genome shotgun sequence includes the following:
- the LOC123657211 gene encoding uncharacterized protein LOC123657211 translates to MSAFKKGKPKSIDVEYTTKDLPMLRRKRTIAHNRLQKALELGNLSLTDHSQRDMFLSYYQEIKDIAATFEHAHLNILQILEPSDSDDLDDTYERFDEMYYNVLAIHRSITRGQSESSSRVSSNSNIRLPKIVLPHFSGDIKRWPEYFDTFNELIHNCPSLSDVEKFHYLTSSLSGEALFVVKAFPLSHEHYEHAYQALIARYKCKRALTFTCWKDLLAIEFKCTNGIEFRKSLDLFEENLSILKTAELPIQHWDFILVYHILSKLDSTLRRGFEEKYSDVDLPTYKQLIGFLRTKCEALLRDTHFTENKLSKQVIKPTSSTPFQKPFNKTNALIASADVQQNSKNVVVSNKCPFCAQTHTILSCSEFLKKPVEERIKITTEKNWCYNCLKSSHQLKNCNSVFSCRVCKRKHHSLLHREKAIENNNTSSLVTNTKSNTAVLLATAIVQVKDASGCMQSFRALFDSGSQNNFITTAAVNRLQLQIFPSSSHISGIGETQTSIVGHVRCQIGHHDKILFNLDMHVIDSICGDQPIAKLKTTEWSHIESLPLADAGFDIPGPIDILFAADVFTESLLNKTIKGGPNQPTAFNSVFGWLLLGKSQLASYSLLNTSLQDDNELNSLVKQFWELDSLPQASSLTPEESLCEHKFKTTHTRDESGRYIVTLPFKHDSEPTFEGSRDVALRRFSAIERRLSRDPELRRQYSEFMEEYQHSGHMSLVPIDEMGRGKYYIPHHCVLRPDSVTTRLRVVFDASARDLRSRSLNDSQLIGPKLQPNLLEILLRFREHEIVFIADVRAMYRQILISPEHRDYQRILWRFSPADPLREYRLNTVTYGVSSSPFLACRTVRQLAEDSGDGFPLAKQIALSDVYIDDVISGQSSLDEALEAKSQIIALFELGCFHLRKWMSNDPQLLADLPPKDCLTESVSFDDSETLALKVLGLKWDPKSDAFLFEVKPSSQSCTKRSILSEIARIFDPLGFLSPITIKAKCLIQRLWILGVGWDQTPPEEIVKIWDIYRANLSCLADVKIPRKITSSIATSYELHGFCDSSEIAYGAVIYLRFTDHNGEIQVRLICSKARVAPLKRISLPRLELCAAVLLSDLFRFVRDTYVDRISLNAAYMWSDSTIVLSWVRSHSSRWVTFVANRVSHIHDIIPTECWHHVPSEENPADVCSRGQFPDEIVHNSLWWAGPSWLSKDRTTWPNSFESLSPSDEAVVKSESKLSSALLIEKKLTESHQSTFEMLLSKFSSLQKLLNVLAYINRFIRNAKNSNRPNCNLYITNVERHNALMQIVKHVQQIAFSQEILNIKAKRPILKQFKKLNPFLDDYGILRVGGRISRSELEYEHKHPALLPPDHPLTILIIDFIHRNYCHTGINTTHFLLLQQFWIISAKRVVRSRLSKCVQCYRTNPKPLQPFMSDLPSCRVNQIKPFSVVGVDFGGPFRIKLGSHRGAKIDKAYLCLFVCLATKAVHLEVVSTLSAEGFIAALRRFIGRRGRCNVIHADCGTNFVGASNQLSALMERASVAEKIDFKFNPPSAPHFGGVWEIQIKAAKSHLYRVVGDQVLTFEELTTLFVQIESILNSRPLYPLSSDPNDLTVLTPGHFLTLEPLTAVPDEDHTNTKLHRLNRWQLLQSFHQNFWSRWKHEYLNSLTERAKWTKESKPLSVGSMVIIKDDNRIPLQWSLGRVVDLHFGADGIARSAVVKTSQNHLTHRPLIIRIADPEKGWIIVQLQTQILFFFVLVIATAHNITYLEVPQYGDPRRDADLICHYVSERGDPPLHSVKWYRDNNEIFRYTPGQQPPTRTFNTTAGGVTRGSCNMNSCSISVVLPRRYNTRVSFTCEVSTEGPRFAVVNQTKYLTVAVTLKEDPVITGASGNVQLGEDVLLNCSTKPAMPTANIVWYVDGRPEKTEPWMSDNTEVSSADDFGLRSSWRPLRVRVATARGFIVVRCEANQPTRPPYIRSSNATLTVARSPHLSMYTASGSSSAEVIMVLATCISIHIFSKYSALSEV, encoded by the exons ATGAGTGCGTTTAAAAAAGGTAAACCGAAGTCTATCGATGTTGAATATACAACAAAAGATTTACCTATGTTACGTAGAAAACGAACTATTGCTCATAATCGCTTACAAAAGGCGTTGGAACTCGGAAATTTATCATTAACGGATCATTCTCAACGTGATATGTTTCTATCTTATTACcaagaaataaaagatattgCAGCAACTTTTGAACATGCGCatcttaatattttacaaattttagaaCCTTCGGATTCTGATGACCTTGATGACACTTATGAACGATTCGACGAGatgtattataatgtattaGCTATCCATCGGTCAATAACAAGGGGACAATCGGAAAGTTCATCACGCGTTTCTTCTAATTCGAATATTCGGTTACCAAAAATCGTACTTCCTCATTTTTCTGGTGACATAAAACGGTGGCCTGAgtattttgatacttttaatgaattaattcaCAATTGCCCTTCCTTAAGCGATGTCGAAAAGTTTCATTATTTGACTTCATCTTTGAGCGGTGAAGCGTTATTCGTTGTCAAGGCGTTCCCTCTCTCACACGAACATTACGAACATGCGTATCAAGCGCTCATCGCTCGGTATAAGTGTAAACGCGCCTTAACATTTACATGTTGGAAGGATCTTTTAGCTATTGAGTTTAAATGTACTAACGGAATTGAATTTAGGAAATCGCTAGatttatttgaagaaaatttaagtattttaaaaactgCTGAGTTACCTATTCAACATTGGgattttattttggtttatcacATACTATCGAAACTTGATTCAACCTTACGTCGTGGTTTTGAGGAAAAATATTCAGATGTTGACCTCCCTacatataaacaattaattGGTTTTCTTAGAACTAAATGTGAGGCTTTGTTGCGCGATACACATTTTACTGAAAATAAACTGAGTAAACAGGTCATCAAGCCTACTTCATCGACACCTTTTCAAAAACCTTTCAACAAAACGAATGCCTTGATAGCTTCAGCTGACGTAcaacaaaatagtaaaaatgttgTCGTATCGAATAAATGTCCTTTTTGCGCGCAGACGCATACGATCTTATCTTGTTCTGAATTTCTTAAAAAACCCGTAGAAGAACGTATCAAAATAACCACCGAGAAGAATTGGTGTTACAACTGTCTTAAGTCGTCTCATCAATTAAAAAACTGCAATTCCGTTTTTTCGTGCCGTGTTTGCAAACGTAAGCATCACAGCCTACTCCACCGTGAGAAAGCTATCGAAAACAATAATACGTCGTCGTTAGTGACAAACACTAAATCTAATACTGCAGTTTTACTTGCAACTGCGATTGTGCAGGTCAAGGATGCGTCCGGATGTATGCAATCGTTTCGAGCCTTGTTCGACAGTGGAagtcaaaataactttataaccACAGCAGCAGTAAATCGTTTGCAACTGCAAATATTTCCATCCTCTTCTCACATAAGCGGTATAGGTGAAACACAGACTTCAATCGTAGGGCATGTTCGTTGTCAGATCGGTCATCATGATAAAATTCTATTCAACTTAGATATGCATGTCATTGATTCAATTTGTGGGGACCAACCCATcgctaaattaaaaacaaccgAGTGGTCACATATCGAATCACTACCTTTGGCAGATGCAGGATTCGATATCCCTGGTCCGATTGATATTTTGTTTGCTGCGGATGTATTTACCGAATCGTTActgaataaaacaattaaaggTGGTCCTAATCAACCTACCGCATTTAATTCCGTCTTTGGCTGGCTACTGCTTGGCAAATCACAGCTAGCCTCCTATTCATTGTTAAATACATCATTGCAAGATGACAATGAATTAAATTCATTAGTTAAGCAGTTTTGGGAACTGGACTCATTACCACAAGCGTCATCCTTAACTCCAGAAGAATCATTGTGCGAGCATAAATTCAAAACAACTCATACACGAGATGAATCGGGCCGATATATCGTGACGTTACCGTTTAAACATGATTCGGAGCCAACCTTTGAGGGTTCTCGTGATGTTGCTTTACGACGATTCAGTGCGATCGAACGGAGGCTTTCTCGTGATCCAGAATTGCGTCGTCAATACTCCGAATTTATGGAAGAGTATCAACACAGTGGCCATATGTCGCTCGTTCCCATAGACGAAATGGGGAGAGGTAAATATTACATCCCTCATCATTGCGTTTTGCGTCCTGATTCTGTAACTACTCGTCTCCGTGTCGTTTTTGACGCTTCGGCTAGGGATCTCCGTTCTCGTTCTCTAAATGATTCACAGCTTATCGGTCCAAAATTACAACCAAATCTTTTGGAAATTCTATTGCGTTTTAGAGAACATGAAATCGTATTTATCGCTGATGTTCGCGCCATGTATCGTCAAATCCTAATATCACCTGAACACCGCGACTATCAGCGTATTCTTTGGAGATTTTCCCCTGCCGACCCACTTCGTGAGTATCGCCTAAATACAGTAACCTATGGAGTCTCTTCATCTCCTTTCCTTGCTTGTCGCACGGTCAGACAGCTTGCTGAGGATTCAGGTGATGGATTTCCTTTGGCAAAACAAATCGCGCTCTCTGATGTATATATTGATGACGTTATTAGTGGCCAATCTTCATTGGACGAAGCTCTAGAAGCTAAATCGCAAATTATTGCTCTTTTTGAGTTGGGGTGTTTTCATCTCCGCAAATGGATGAGTAACGACCCACAATTATTAGCTGATCTGCCTCCGAAGGATTGTTTAACTGAATCGGTTTCTTTTGATGATTCTGAAACTCTTGCTTTGAAAGTTCTTGGTTTGAAATGGGATCCTAAATCAGATGCATTTTTGTTTGAAGTTAAACCATCAAGCCAGTCGTGTACCAAACGATCAATTCTTAGTGAAATCGCGCGAATCTTTGATCCTCTGGGATTTTTATCTCCTATTACGATAAAGGCAAAATGTCTCATCCAAAGATTGTGGATACTTGGCGTCGGGTGGGATCAGACTCCCCCTGAAGAGATTGTTAAGATCTGGGACATTTATCGAGCTAACCTTTCTTGTCTAGCTGATGTCAAAATTCCTCGAAAAATCACTAGTTCGATTGCTACCTCATACGAACTTCACGGATTTTGTGATAGTTCCGAAATCGCGTATGGGGccgttatttatttacgtttcacAGATCACAATGGAGAGATTCAAGTCCGTTTAATTTGTTCAAAGGCTCGTGTAGCACCTTTAAAGCGAATATCATTACCCCGCTTAGAACTTTGCGCTGCAGTCCTTCTGTCAGATCTATTCAGATTCGTACGGGATACTTATGTGGATCGAATCTCTTTGAACGCAGCTTATATGTGGTCCGATTCTACAATTGTATTATCGTGGGTAAGGTCTCATTCATCACGCTGGGTTACATTTGTAGCAAACCGGGTGAGCCACATTCATGATATAATACCGACTGAATGCTGGCATCACGTGCCCTCGGAGGAAAATCCAGCCGATGTTTGTTCAAGAGGACAGTTTCCGGATGAAATCGTTCACAATTCCCTTTGGTGGGCGGGGCCATCCTGGCTATCAAAGGATCGAACTACGTGGCCAAATTCATTTGAAAGTCTCTCTCCATCTGACGAGGCAGTCGTAAAATCCGAGTCTAAATTATCGTCAGCTCTTTtaattgaaaagaaattaacCGAATCTCATCAAAGTACTTTCGAAATGCTATTATCTAAATTCTCAAGTTTACAAAAATTGTTGAACGTTCTGGCATACATAAATCGCTTTATCAGAAACGCAAAAAATTCTAATCGCCCTAATTGTAACCTATATATCACTAACGTCGAGCGACATAATGCGCTTATGCAGATCGTAAAACACGTCCAACAAATTGCATTCTCTCAAgaaatcttaaatattaaagcTAAGAGACCGATTcttaaacagtttaaaaaacttAACCCTTTTTTGGACGATTACGGTATTCTTCGTGTTGGAGGTAGAATCTCGCGATCAGAGCTTGAATATGAACATAAGCATCCTGCATTGTTACCACCTGACCATCCACTAACCATTTTAATAATAGACTTTATTCATCGTAACTACTGCCATACGGGCATAAATACAACCCATTTTTTATTACTGCAGCAGTTTTGGATTATTTCAGCAAAACGTGTCGTTCGTAGTCGTTTATCGAAATGTGTCCAATGTTATCGAACAAATCCAAAACCGTTGCAGCCTTTTATGAGTGACCTACCATCCTGTCGCGTTAACCAAATAAAACCCTTCTCAGTAGTAGGTGTAGATTTCGGGGGACCCTTTCGCATTAAACTCGGTTCTCATCGTGGAGCAAAAATTGATAAGGCATATTTATGCTTGTTTGTCTGTCTTGCTACGAAGGCCGTTCATCTTGAAGTAGTGTCTACGTTATCTGCAGAAGGATTTATTGCCGCACTACGCCGTTTTATTGGAAGACGCGGTCGGTGTAATGTGATTCATGCTGATTGTGGCACCAATTTCGTTGGTGCTAGTAATCAACTGTCAGCTCTTATGGAGAGGGCTTCTGTTGCTgagaaaattgattttaaatttaacccGCCCTCGGCACCTCACTTCGGTGGCGTTTGGGAAATCCAGATTAAAGCTGCAAAATCACACTTATATCGAGTTGTAGGCGATCAAGTACTCACCTTTGAGGAATTGACCACACTCTTCGTTCAGATCGAGTCAATTCTGAATTCGCGTCCGTTATATCCCCTCAGTTCTGATCCTAACGATCTGACTGTGCTCACGCCCGGACATTTTCTCACCCTAGAACCTTTAACTGCTGTCCCCGATGAGGATCACACTAACACTAAACTTCATCGGCTTAATCGGTGGCAGCTGTTACAATCTTTTCATCAGAATTTCTGGTCTAGATGGAAACATGAGTACCTTAATTCATTGACCGAACGCGCTAAATGGACTAAAGAATCTAAACCGTTATCAGTGGGTTCAATGGTGATAATTAAAGATGATAATCGTATACCACTTCAATGGTCACTAGGTAGAGTGGTTGATCTACACTTCGGTGCTGATGGGATAGCTCGAAGTGCTGTTGTTAAAACTTCGCAAAATCATCTGACTCATCGTCCATTG ATTATTAGAATTGCTGACCCCGAGAAAGGCTGGATCATCGTGCAGTTGCAGACCCAG atattgtttttttttgttctagtGATAGCAACGGCACACAACATTACCTATTTAGAGGTACCACAGTATGGAGACCCGCGTCGGGACGCTGACCTCATATGCCACTACGTCAGCGAGAGAGGTGACCCGCCCCTACACTCCGTTAAATGGTACCGCGACAACAATGAAATATTTCGATACACGCCAGGACAACAG cCACCAACTAGAACGTTCAATACGACAGCCGGTGGCGTTACCCGCGGCTCTTGCAACATGAATAGCTGTTCCATCAGCGTGGTTCTTCCAAGAAGGTACAACACTAGAGTCTCCTTCACCTGCGAGGTTTCCACCGAAGGCCCGAGATTTGCAGTCGTCAACCAGACGAAATATTTGACGGTTGCTG TAACACTGAAGGAAGACCCGGTGATAACTGGTGCATCTGGTAACGTCCAGTTGGGGGAAGATGTCCTGCTTAATTGTTCGACAAAACCAGCGATGCCAACAGCAAATATTGTGTGGTACGTGGACGGAAGACCAGAAAAG